In Symphalangus syndactylus isolate Jambi chromosome 14, NHGRI_mSymSyn1-v2.1_pri, whole genome shotgun sequence, one DNA window encodes the following:
- the FOXI3 gene encoding forkhead box protein I3 yields MLSPERRDQPRSPLAAAAPQPPTAADMALYCGDNFGVYSQPGLPPPAATAAAPGAPPAARAPYGLADYAAPPAAAANPYLWLNGPGVGGPPSAAAAAAAAYLGAPPPPPPGAAAGPFLQPPPAAGTFGCSQRPFAQPAPAAPASPAAPAGPGELGWLSMASREDLMKMVRPPYSYSALIAMAIQSAPERKLTLSHIYQFVADSFPFYQRSKAGWQNSIRHNLSLNDCFKKVPRDEDDPGKGNYWTLDPNCEKMFDNGNFRRKRKRRSEASNGSTVAAGTSKSEEGLSSGLGSGVGGKPEEESPSTLLRSSHSPEPPEGTKSTASSPGGPMLTSTPCLNTFFSSLSSLSVSSSVSTQRALPGSRHLGIQGAQLPSSGMFSPTSISEASADTLQLSNSTSNSTGQRSSYYSPFPASTSGGQSSPFSSPFHNFSMVNSLIYPREGSEV; encoded by the exons ATGCTCTCGCCCGAGCGGCGAGACCAGCCCCGCTCGCCCCTCGCCGCGGCCGCGCCGCAGCCGCCCACGGCCGCCGACATGGCCCTCTACTGCGGCGACAACTTCGGAGTGTATTCGCAGCCCGGCCTGCCCCCGCCCGCCGCCACCGCCGCTGCCCCGGGCGCACCCCCGGCAGCCAGGGCGCCTTACGGGCTGGCCGACTACGCCGCGCCGCCGGCCGCCGCCGCCAACCCCTACCTGTGGCTCAACGGGCCCGGCGTGGGAGGCCCGccctccgccgccgccgcagccgccgccgcgTACCTGGGcgctccgccgccgccgccccccggGGCCGCGGCCGGGCCCTTCCTGCAGCCCCCGCCCGCCGCCGGCACCTTCGGCTGCTCTCAGCGGCCCTTCGCGCAGCCCGCTCCGGCCGCGCCCGCCTCTCCCGCCGCGCCCGCGGGGCCCGGGGAGCTGGGCTGGCTGTCCATGGCCAGCCGCGAGGACCTGATGAAGATGGTGCGGCCGCCCTACTCGTATTCGGCGCTCATCGCCATGGCCATTCAGAGCGCGCCCGAGCGCAAACTCACTCTCAGCCACATCTACCAGTTCGTCGCCGATAGCTTCCCCTTCTACCAGCGCAGCAAGGCCGGCTGGCAGAACTCCATCCGCCACAACCTGTCGCTCAACGACTGCTTCAAGAAGGTGCCCCGCGACGAGGACGACCCAG GAAAGGGTAATTATTGGACTCTTGATCCGAACTGCGAGAAAATGTTTGACAACGGGAACTTCCGTCGGAAGCGAAAGCGCCGCTCTGAGGCCAGCAATGGCTCCACAGTGGCTGCTGGGACATCAAAGTCCGAAGAAGGGCTCTCCTCAGGATTGGGGTCTGGAGTGGGTGGGAAGCCAGAAGAAGAGAGCCCCTCCACTCTGCTGAGGTCTTCCCACTCCCCAGAGCCTCCGGAGGGCACCAAGAGTACTGCCTCATCTCCTGGAGGACCCATGCTCACCTCCACCCCTTGTCTCAACACTTTCTTCAGCAGCCTCAGCTCCTTGAGTGTCAGCAGCAGTGTGAGTACCCAGCGGGCTCTCCCTGGCAGCCGCCATCTAGGAATCCAGGGGGCCCAGCTGCCCTCCAGCGGCATGTTCTCCCCAACCTCCATCTCAGAGGCCTCAGCAGACACCTTGCAACTGAGCAATAGCACCAGCAATAGCACTGGCCAGAGATCTTCCTATTACAGCCCTTTCCCTGCCAGCACCAGCGGGGGCCAAAGCAGCCCCTTCAGCAGCCCTTTCCACAACTTTAGCATGGTCAACAGCCTCATCTACCCCCGAGAGGGCTCCGAGGTGTAG